The DNA sequence CAAGTGGACTTGCGATTAATACCGCCATAAACGTTCCACCAATCATTCCTTCAATGGTTTTTTTAGGCGAAATTTTAGGCGCTAATTTATGCTTCCCAAATAACATACCACTAAAGTAAGCAAATATATCACTTAGCATGGCGATGAGCAATAAATATAAAAGCATCATAAGCCCTGCAGTATGTATATAAACGAGCGCGAAAAATGAAAATCCTAAATAAACCGCCCCTTGAAAAAGTTCGGTCCATTTTACTTGAGCGTTAAAAACTCTT is a window from the Methanocalculus natronophilus genome containing:
- a CDS encoding phosphatidate cytidylyltransferase — its product is MAVILIPLLFIPSTFFAGFVSVFVLLASYEYFKMVEKNQSGVSPFIVFFLTTFSFYLLGILFVFQTIEVEILFAFIIGQMIIFLALRVFNAQVKWTELFQGAVYLGFSFFALVYIHTAGLMMLLYLLLIAMLSDIFAYFSGMLFGKHKLAPKISPKKTIEGMIGGTFMAVLIASPL